A window of Gemmatimonadaceae bacterium genomic DNA:
TCGCGCGAGCAAATCCAGTTGATTCTCGATACCGCCGAGCCGTTCAAGGAAATCAGCCAGCGCGCGATCAAGAAGGTGCCGACGCTGCGCGGCGCGACGATCGTGAATCTGTTCTTCGAGGCGTCGACGCGCACGCGCGTGTCATTCGAGTTTGCTGAAAAGCGTCTGTCGGCGGATGCGGTGAACGTGGCGGCCTCGGGCTCGAGCGTGTCGAAAGGCGAGACGCTGGTCGATACGGCGCGCAATCTCGAGGCGATGCGCATCGACATGGTCGTGATTCGCCACGGCGCCTCGGGCGCGGCGCAGTTCCTGGCGGAGCGGATCGAGTCGAACGTGATCAACGCGGGCGACGGGACGCACGAGCATCCGACGCAGGGCCTCCTCGATTTATTGACACTTCGCGACCATTTCGGCCGTATCGACGGCCTCAAGGTCTGCATCGTCGGCGACGTGCTGCACTCGCGCGTGGCGCGCTCGAACATCTGGGGGCTCACGAAGATGGGCGCCGAGGTGGGGGTGTGTGGCCCCCGGTCGCTGTTGCCGAACGCGGTCGAGGAGCTGCCCGTTACGGTGTTTCGCCGCGTCGAGGAGGCGATCGAGTGGGCGGACGCGCTCAACATCCTGCGGCTGCAGCTCGAGCGCATGACGGCGGGATACATCCCGAGCCTGCGCGAATACAATCGTGTCTTCGGTGTCTCGCGCGAGCGGCTGGAGCGCGCGCCGAGGGACGTTCTCATTCTTCACCCCGGCCCCATGAATCGCGGCGTCGAGATCGACTCCGACGTGGCCGATGGACCATTCAGCGTGATCCTCGATCAGGTAACGAACGGCGTGGCGGTGCGCATGGCCGTGCTGTACATGCTGTCGGGCGGCAAGCCCGAGTTGGCGGAGGCGGCGAAGGGCCGCGGCGGCAATGAGTAAATCCTTATTGCTGCGCCGCGGGCGCGTGATCGATCCGTCGCAGTCGCTCGACGAGACGGCGGACGTGCTCATCGTCGACGGCAAGATCGAAGCGGTCGGCGTACGGATTGCGGACGAGACGCGGAACCGCGACGACCTCGAGACGATCGACTGTACGGGGCAGGTGATCTCGCCGGGGTTCGTCGACGTGCACTGTCACCTGCGCGAGCCGGGGCGCGAGGAAGTCGAGACGATCGCGACGGGGGCGCGTGCCGCGGCTGCGGGCGGATTCACCGCCGTCTGCGCCATGCCGAACACCGATCCGGTCACCGACAATCAGGCGGCGGTGGGATTCATCATTCGCCAGTCGCAGATCGCCAATGCGGCGCGCGTGTATCCGATCGGCGCGATCTCCCTGGGCCAGAAGGGTGAATCGCTCGCGGAATTCGGCGAGATGATCGGCGCGGGTGCCGTGGCGTTCAGCGACGACGGCAAGCCGGTGGCGAGCGCGCATCTGATGCGCACGGCGCTCGAGTACGCGCGCACGTTCGGCGTGCCGGTCGCCGACCACTGCGAGGAGCCGACGCTCGCCAAGGGCGGCGCGATGAACGAAGGCGTCGTCAGTGCGCGGCTCGGGCTGAAAGGGGTGCCGAGCGAGGCGGAAGAGATCATGGCGATCCGCGACATTCTGTTGGCGCGGCGCACCGGCGGCCACGTGCATCTCTGTCACATGAGCACGCGCGGTTCGGTCGAGCTGATTCGGTGGGGGAAGGAGCGCGGGATCAACGTCACCGCCGAAGTGTGCCCGCATCACATTTCTCTAACAGAGGACGCGGTCGAGGACTACGACACGAACGCGAAGATGAATCCGCCGCTGCGCACGGCGGCGGACGTCGCCGCGCTGCAGGAGGCGGTGAAGGACGGCACGATCGATCTCATCGCCACCGATCACGCGCCGCATCACTACGACGAAAAGGAGCGCGAGTTCGCGGATGCCCCCAACGGCATCATCGGGCTGGAGACGGCGCTCGCGGTGAACATCACGTGGCTCGTCGAAGCGGGCATCATCGATCTGCCGCTGCTCGTCGAGCGCATGTCGTGCGCGCCGGCGAGAATCTTCAAGCTGCCGGGCGGCACGCTGCGCCGCGGCACCGACGCCGACGTCACCGTGTTCGATCCGACGATGGCGTGGCTCGTCGAGCCGTCGCGCTTCAAGTCGAAGGGGCGGAACACGCCGTACGCGGGCCAGACGCTCACCGGCCGCACGCGCTGCACGATCGTCGGAGGCCGCGTCGCCTACCGCGCCGACGCGTGACGCGCGACGAGGCGGCGCGCGGCATCGTGCGCGTCTGCCGCCGCTTGTATGAGCGCGGGCTGATCGCGGGGCCGGATGGCAACGTGTCGGTGCGGCTCGACGACGGATCGATTCTCGCGACGCCGAGCATGATGTCGAAGGTGAATGTCACCGAGGACGATCTCGTGCGGGTCGCGTCCGACGGACGTGTGCTCGATCCACAGGGGACAGCGTCGAGCGAGCTGCGCATGCATCTGCGCATCTACGAGCGACGCGCGGACGTGCGTGCGGTCGTCCATGCGCATCCGCCGACGGCAACGGGGTTCGCCGTGGCAGGCGAGGGGTTCGTAGCGCCCGTGCTGCCTGAAGTTATCTTGCAGATGGGCGAGGTACCCGTTGTGCCGTACGCCACACCGGGAACCGACGCCCTGCCCGATGTTATGGAGCCGTATCTCGCGCGACACGACGCATGGCTGCTCGCGAATCACGGTGCGACGACGGTGGGACCGACGCTCGAGGTGGCGCATCAACGCATGGAGAGTCTCGAGCACGCGGCAAGGATTCTGCTCACCGCGCGGTTGCTCGGGAGCGTGAACGAGTTGAGCATGGACCAGGCGCGCGCGCTGCACGGGATGTATGGGCTGCGTTCGCCGGATGAGGATCGACGATGACGGATGCGAACCGCCCGGCGCAGGAACTGCCGGCACTGATCGAAGAACGCCGCCGCTACGAGTCGTGGCTGGCCGCGCTCGACGCGCGCCGTGACTCGACGCCGCAGCACGTGTTCGATCGCGTGCACTCCGACTACGAGGGTCGGCTGCGCCAGGTTGACGAACAGCTGAGCGCGCACCGGCATTCGATTCAGGAAGAAAAGACGAGTCTCGAGTCGCGCCGCGCGCTGCTCGAGGCCGAGGAGCAGTTGCGTCGCGATGAGCGCGCGGAGTTGGAGTTGCGCGCGCACGTCGGTGAGATCGCCGGGAACGAAGCAGACGACGCGTTCCGCACGGTCGATGAATCGATCGAGCGGCTCGGCGTGGAGAAGGCCGAGCTCGTGAAGCGGATCGAGGAGTTGAGCGGGTTGCTGGACAGTCCAGCCGCGGCGGCGAGTACGCCGCCAGCCGCGCCAAGCGTCGAAGCAGCGAGTACAGCGAGTACGGCAGCGAGTACGCCGGACGCGTCGTCGTCCGAGCCGCCGGATCTGGCGGAGACCGAGTCGCTGCACGACGCGCTCGCGGAGTCGGATGCGCCGTTGCACGCGCCGTTGCACGCGCCGGTCACGGAGGAGAAAGTCGTGCTCGACGGCAACGCGCTGCATACGCCCGGCGGTTCGTTCGACGAGCTCGCGTTTCTCAGCACAGTGGTCAACGAGGGCGATTCGCGACGAACGGCTCCGGTCGAGGCGTCACCAGCGCCGGCGCCCTCGAGCGAAGGGCCGCTGGGGGCCAACGTGCCGGGGCATACGCCGATCGTGCTGCGCGCGTCGGGTGCAATCGAGCAGTCAAAGACGCTCAAGTGCAGCGAGTGCGGCGCGATGAATTATC
This region includes:
- a CDS encoding aspartate carbamoyltransferase catalytic subunit, which codes for MTLSLGKDLLGLEPLSREQIQLILDTAEPFKEISQRAIKKVPTLRGATIVNLFFEASTRTRVSFEFAEKRLSADAVNVAASGSSVSKGETLVDTARNLEAMRIDMVVIRHGASGAAQFLAERIESNVINAGDGTHEHPTQGLLDLLTLRDHFGRIDGLKVCIVGDVLHSRVARSNIWGLTKMGAEVGVCGPRSLLPNAVEELPVTVFRRVEEAIEWADALNILRLQLERMTAGYIPSLREYNRVFGVSRERLERAPRDVLILHPGPMNRGVEIDSDVADGPFSVILDQVTNGVAVRMAVLYMLSGGKPELAEAAKGRGGNE
- a CDS encoding dihydroorotase; this encodes MSKSLLLRRGRVIDPSQSLDETADVLIVDGKIEAVGVRIADETRNRDDLETIDCTGQVISPGFVDVHCHLREPGREEVETIATGARAAAAGGFTAVCAMPNTDPVTDNQAAVGFIIRQSQIANAARVYPIGAISLGQKGESLAEFGEMIGAGAVAFSDDGKPVASAHLMRTALEYARTFGVPVADHCEEPTLAKGGAMNEGVVSARLGLKGVPSEAEEIMAIRDILLARRTGGHVHLCHMSTRGSVELIRWGKERGINVTAEVCPHHISLTEDAVEDYDTNAKMNPPLRTAADVAALQEAVKDGTIDLIATDHAPHHYDEKEREFADAPNGIIGLETALAVNITWLVEAGIIDLPLLVERMSCAPARIFKLPGGTLRRGTDADVTVFDPTMAWLVEPSRFKSKGRNTPYAGQTLTGRTRCTIVGGRVAYRADA
- a CDS encoding class II aldolase/adducin family protein; amino-acid sequence: MTRDEAARGIVRVCRRLYERGLIAGPDGNVSVRLDDGSILATPSMMSKVNVTEDDLVRVASDGRVLDPQGTASSELRMHLRIYERRADVRAVVHAHPPTATGFAVAGEGFVAPVLPEVILQMGEVPVVPYATPGTDALPDVMEPYLARHDAWLLANHGATTVGPTLEVAHQRMESLEHAARILLTARLLGSVNELSMDQARALHGMYGLRSPDEDRR
- a CDS encoding zinc finger protein, encoding MTDANRPAQELPALIEERRRYESWLAALDARRDSTPQHVFDRVHSDYEGRLRQVDEQLSAHRHSIQEEKTSLESRRALLEAEEQLRRDERAELELRAHVGEIAGNEADDAFRTVDESIERLGVEKAELVKRIEELSGLLDSPAAAASTPPAAPSVEAASTASTAASTPDASSSEPPDLAETESLHDALAESDAPLHAPLHAPVTEEKVVLDGNALHTPGGSFDELAFLSTVVNEGDSRRTAPVEASPAPAPSSEGPLGANVPGHTPIVLRASGAIEQSKTLKCSECGAMNYPTEWYCERCGAELAAL